One region of Danio aesculapii chromosome 7, fDanAes4.1, whole genome shotgun sequence genomic DNA includes:
- the haus3 gene encoding HAUS augmin-like complex subunit 3, which translates to MLDGAQFVEALSRLGYPRASMLKCSEFDWLFDTAPDNLHLLRVVCNRLKRCNVLAPEELQAYKSLQESGKPILDEATLAELLKTCLPTDGGFVSQSCSSLGGQGHVTIEELETELQALRKEKQLKQRRLNKLQMQAASWGANSSLSQMLLQEGDNKVKDANSALAAENAYTNSALDNLSKETTKLAGFFQSDLCLRSKDGVAPSLAPQSESPVLFSQLPLDPFLNQQEQFTKTLSSYTQRQFFQGISDLMETSTFSRSQLTNLSCCSENGKEVDEELVELRKKEMAQLQWAFIVAQYQVVKEKAEENGDKAAKEWLMQRLNSSTEAVCYSQVSRLEPDLRSEITSIQSEIQSLLLDPVRSALRDCARLLNIPVVRGDLALQVARQNYLASRQTEVRDQLLHQKAFFELLRLAQDTELLRGKRVMGQINDIVERLEGATKDATQRENTLTQSHLTQDPYLGANANQQVISSKDTSFTRLLQMLELGKASTNREDPFQTYSKLETAASNLQEDLVNVQEALDGARQEQAYTGARLERDRDALDQVAYSDIVQPLLRPQVCATATPALELCPHAQELTTVVDELEVKQKTLYMLLQEIVGDLKTKRGRLERSATLRRERELYVYFHLDPRLLNRAVRDIEAQAGVM; encoded by the exons ATGCTGGATGGGGCTCAGTTTGTTGAGGCCTTGTCACGGTTGGGTTACCCACGGGCTTCAATGCTGAAATGTTCAGAGTTTGACTGGTTATTTGACACAGCACCAGATAACCTGCACCTATTACGTGTCGTCTGCAACCGTCTGAAACGCTGCAATGTTTTAGCACCAGAAGAATTGCAAGCGTACAAGTCACTGCAAGAGTCTGGAAAACCAATTTTAGATGAGGCCACACTGGCTGAGCTGCTTAAAACCTGTTTGCCCACGGATGGAGGTTTCGTGTCACAGAGCTGTTCTTCACTCGGTGGACAAGGACATGTTACAATTGAGGAACTTGAGACAGAACTTCAAGCCCTCCGCAAGGAAAAGCAGCTAAAACAACGCAGACTCAACAAGCTGCAAATGCAAGCTGCCAGCTGGGGTGCAAACTCCTCTCTATCCCAAATGCTGCTGCAGGAAGGAGACAATAAAGTAAAGGATGCCAACTCCGCCCTGGCAGCTGAAAATGCATACACCAATTCGGCTCTAGACAACCTATCAAAGGAGACCACCAAACTGGCTGGCTTTTTCCAAAGTGATCTTTGCCTAAGGAGCAAAGATGGAGTCGCTCCATCTTTAGCTCCTCAATCAGAGAGCCCAGTGCTTTTCTCTCAGTTGCCTCTAGACCCTTTCCTCAATCAACAGGAGCAATTCACCAAAACTCTTTCTTCATACACACAGCGTCAATTCTTTCAGGGAATCTCTGACTTAATGGAGACCTCGACCTTCAGTCGCTCCCAGCTGACCAATCTGAGCTGTTGCAGTGAGAATGGGAAAGAGGTGGATGAAGAACTAGTAGAGCTCAGGAAGAAGGAGATGGCACAACTGCAGTGGGCATTTATAGTGGCACAATACCAGGTGGTGAAAGAGAAAGCGGAAGAGAATGGTGACAAGGCAGCAAAAGAGTGGCTTATGCAGCGATTGAACAGCAGCACAGAG GCTGTGTGCTACTCGCAGGTGAGCAGACTTGAACCTGACCTACGCTCTGAGATCACATCAATTCAGTCTGAAATTCAGTCACTTTTGTTAGACCCAGTCCGCTCTGCATTACGAGACTGTGCACGTCTTCTTAACATCCCTGTGGTGCGTGGTGATCTCGCTCTTCAGGTAGCCAGGCAAAATTATCTCGCCTCCAGACAGACTGAGGTTCGTGACCAGCTTCTCCATCAAAAGGCCTTCTTTGAACTTTTACGTCTGGCCCAGGATACAGAGCTTTTGAGAGGAAAGAGAGTGATGGGGCAAATTAATGACATCGTGGAGAGGCTGGAGGGAGCAACAAAAGATGCTACTCAAAGAGAAAACACTTTGACACAGTCTCACTTGACTCAAGACCCCTACCTTGGTGCTAATGCTAATCAACAGGTCATCAGCTCCAAGGACACATCCTTTACTAG GTTGCTCCAGATGCTTGAGTTGGGTAAGGCATCCACAAACAGAGAGGATCCATTCCAAACCTACAGTAAGCTGGAAACTGCAGCCTCCAACCTACAAGAGGATCTGGTCAATGTGCAAGAGGCTTTGGATGGGGCAAGACAAGAGCAGGCTTATACTGGAGCTCGATTAGAACGTGACCGAGATGCACTTGACCAAGTTGCATACTCGGACATTGTGCAGCCTCTCCTGAGGCCGCAGGTATGTGCTACAGCCACACCTGCACTGGAGCTCTGCCCACATGCACAG GAGCTCACAACTGTTGTTGATGAACTGGAAGTCAAGCAGAAGACTCTGTATATGCTTCTTCAGGAGATAGTTGGGGACTTGAAAACCAAACGTGGAAGGCTTGAACGCAGTGCCACCCTGCGGAGAGAGAGGGAACTGTATGTGTATTTCCATCTGGACCCAAGATTACTCAACAGAGCAGTGAGAGATATAGAGGCTCAAGCAGGGGTTATGTAG